The following are from one region of the Bradyrhizobium septentrionale genome:
- the aceE gene encoding pyruvate dehydrogenase (acetyl-transferring), homodimeric type, whose amino-acid sequence MTIADAHDQDPQETRDWLDALSAVQGHRGNERAEFVVNAMLEAARRGGLQIEQSLTTPYCNTIPLDQQPALPGDRAIEHKLRSIIRWNALAIILRANKESSELGGHIASFQSAATLYDIGFGHFWHAPTDAHGGDLIFVQGHCSPGIYARAFLEGRLSEEQLLSFRQETSGKGLSSYPHPWLMPDFWQFPTVSMGLGPLMAIYQARFLKYLENRKLAETSNRKVWAFMGDGETDEPESLGAISLAGRENLDNLIFVINCNLQRLDGPVRGNGKIVQELESIFRGAGWNVIKVLWGSGWDRLLQKDKSGLLLRLMEECVDGEYQDFKSKSGAYIREHFFGKYEETKQLVADMSDDDIWQLARGGHDPEKVFAAYTAAVNHKGQPTVILPKTVKGYGMGESGEGQMIAHQAKKMTQDALRGFRDRFQVPVADADLAKVPFLRLPEDSPEMKYFRAQREKLGGYLPQRRRKSASLQIPPLSTFQRLLENTGDREISTTMAFVQLLGALVRDKAIGKHIVPIVPDESRTFGMEGMFRQLGIYSSVGQLYRPQDADQLMYYREDKSGQVFQEGINEGGAMSSWIVAATSYSTNNVPMIPFYIYYSMFGLQRVGDLAWLAGDMRARGFLLGGTAGRTTLNGEGLQHEDGHSHVLAATIPNCVSYDPTFAYEVVTIVREGMRRMYEAQEDVYYYITLMNENYQHPALADAGTGAEEGILKGLYLLKNGGETAKKGLRVQLVGSGTILREVIAAADLLKADFGVTADVWSATSFNELRRDGMAAERWNLLHPTEPRRKSWVEAQLEGHSGPVVASTDYMRNYPDQIREYVQAAGRRYVVLGTDGFGRSDYRVKLRKFFEVDRHYVAVAALKALADEGTIKPAIVAEAIAKYQIDAGRAAPWTV is encoded by the coding sequence ATGACGATCGCGGACGCTCACGATCAGGACCCGCAGGAAACCCGGGATTGGCTTGACGCCTTGTCGGCAGTCCAGGGGCATCGCGGCAATGAACGCGCCGAGTTCGTGGTCAATGCGATGCTCGAGGCGGCGCGCCGCGGCGGCCTTCAGATCGAGCAGTCGCTGACAACGCCCTATTGCAACACGATCCCGCTGGACCAGCAGCCGGCGCTGCCGGGCGATCGCGCGATCGAGCACAAGCTTCGCTCCATCATCCGCTGGAACGCCCTTGCGATCATTCTGCGCGCCAACAAGGAAAGCTCGGAGCTCGGCGGCCATATCGCGAGCTTCCAGTCGGCCGCCACACTCTATGACATCGGCTTTGGCCATTTCTGGCACGCGCCGACCGATGCCCATGGCGGCGACCTGATATTTGTCCAGGGGCACTGCTCGCCCGGCATCTATGCGCGCGCTTTCCTTGAAGGGCGGTTGAGCGAGGAGCAACTGCTCAGCTTCAGGCAGGAGACCAGCGGCAAGGGGCTGTCGAGCTATCCGCATCCCTGGTTGATGCCGGACTTCTGGCAGTTCCCGACGGTGTCGATGGGGCTCGGGCCCTTGATGGCGATCTATCAGGCGCGCTTCCTGAAATATCTCGAGAACCGCAAGCTGGCCGAGACGTCCAACCGCAAGGTCTGGGCGTTCATGGGCGACGGCGAAACCGACGAGCCGGAATCGCTCGGCGCGATCTCGCTCGCCGGCCGCGAGAACCTCGACAATCTGATCTTCGTCATCAACTGCAACCTGCAGCGGCTCGATGGACCCGTTCGCGGCAACGGCAAGATCGTGCAGGAGCTCGAAAGCATCTTCCGCGGTGCGGGCTGGAACGTCATCAAGGTGCTGTGGGGCTCGGGGTGGGACCGTCTGCTGCAAAAGGACAAGAGCGGGCTGCTGCTCAGGCTCATGGAAGAATGCGTCGACGGCGAATACCAGGACTTCAAGAGTAAGAGCGGCGCCTATATCCGCGAGCACTTCTTCGGCAAGTACGAGGAAACCAAGCAGCTCGTCGCCGATATGAGCGACGACGATATCTGGCAGCTCGCGCGCGGCGGCCATGATCCCGAGAAGGTCTTTGCCGCTTACACCGCGGCCGTGAACCACAAGGGTCAGCCCACGGTCATTCTGCCGAAAACCGTCAAAGGCTACGGCATGGGCGAGTCCGGCGAAGGCCAGATGATCGCCCACCAGGCGAAGAAGATGACGCAGGACGCGCTGCGCGGCTTCCGTGACCGCTTCCAGGTACCGGTCGCCGACGCGGACCTGGCCAAGGTGCCTTTCCTTCGACTGCCGGAAGACAGCCCGGAAATGAAGTATTTCCGGGCGCAGCGCGAAAAGCTCGGCGGCTACCTGCCGCAACGCCGGCGGAAATCAGCGTCCTTGCAAATTCCGCCGCTCTCGACGTTCCAGCGGCTGCTCGAAAACACCGGAGACCGCGAGATCTCGACCACGATGGCGTTCGTGCAGTTGCTCGGCGCCCTCGTGCGCGACAAGGCGATCGGCAAGCACATCGTGCCGATCGTGCCGGACGAATCCCGCACCTTCGGCATGGAGGGTATGTTCCGGCAACTCGGCATCTATTCGTCGGTGGGCCAGCTCTACAGGCCGCAGGATGCCGATCAGCTGATGTACTACCGCGAGGACAAGAGCGGGCAGGTCTTCCAGGAGGGCATCAACGAAGGTGGCGCGATGTCGAGCTGGATCGTCGCGGCGACGTCCTACTCGACCAACAACGTGCCGATGATCCCGTTCTACATCTACTACTCGATGTTCGGCTTGCAGCGGGTGGGTGACCTCGCCTGGCTCGCAGGCGACATGCGGGCGCGCGGCTTCCTGCTGGGCGGCACGGCCGGCCGCACAACGCTGAACGGCGAAGGCTTACAGCATGAAGACGGCCACAGCCACGTGCTCGCGGCGACGATCCCGAACTGCGTCTCTTACGATCCGACCTTCGCCTATGAGGTCGTGACCATCGTCCGCGAAGGCATGCGCCGCATGTATGAGGCGCAGGAGGACGTCTACTACTACATCACCCTGATGAACGAGAATTATCAGCACCCGGCGCTGGCTGACGCAGGCACGGGCGCCGAGGAGGGAATTCTCAAAGGCCTCTACCTCCTGAAGAACGGCGGCGAGACCGCGAAGAAGGGACTCCGCGTCCAGCTGGTCGGCTCGGGCACGATCCTGCGCGAGGTGATCGCGGCGGCCGATCTGCTCAAGGCGGACTTCGGCGTGACCGCGGACGTCTGGAGCGCAACCAGCTTCAACGAACTGCGTCGTGACGGCATGGCGGCAGAGCGCTGGAACCTGTTGCATCCGACCGAGCCGCGCCGCAAGAGCTGGGTGGAAGCGCAGCTCGAGGGGCATTCGGGGCCGGTCGTGGCGTCGACCGACTATATGCGCAACTACCCCGACCAGATCCGGGAATATGTGCAGGCCGCCGGCCGCCGCTACGTCGTGCTTGGCACCGACGGGTTCGGCCGCAGCGACTATCGCGTCAAGCTCCGGAAATTCTTCGAGGTCGACCGCCACTATGTCGCCGTCGCGGCACTCAAGGCGCTCGCCGATGAGGGAACCATCAAGCCCGCAATCGTGGCCGAGGCCATCGCCAAATATCAGATCGACGCCGGGCGCGCGGCGCCATGGACCGTGTGA
- the lipA gene encoding lipoyl synthase: MTVILDLLNNDPRTKLRADRPRHPEKANRPDTPLQSKPAWIRVKAPGSAEWAETRRIVRENKLVTVCEEAGCPNIGECWTKKHATFMIMGDTCTRACAFCNVRTGLPGPLDADEPSKVAEAVAKLGLEHVVVTSVDRDDLADGGAAHFAATIAAIRATSPGTSIEILTPDFLRKSGALESVVAASPDVFNHNLETVPSKYLTVRPGARYFHSVRLLQRVKELDARIFTKSGIMLGLGEDRSEVLQLMDDLRSAEVDFLTIGQYLQPTRKHHPVVSFVPPDEFEAYEKTAYAKGFLMVSATPLTRSSHHAGDDFRKLRERRHR; this comes from the coding sequence ATGACAGTGATACTCGATCTCCTCAACAACGATCCGCGGACCAAGCTGCGGGCCGACAGGCCGCGCCATCCCGAAAAGGCCAACCGCCCCGACACACCGCTGCAGAGCAAGCCGGCATGGATCCGCGTGAAGGCGCCCGGCTCGGCCGAATGGGCCGAGACGCGGCGCATCGTGCGCGAGAACAAGCTCGTGACCGTCTGCGAGGAAGCTGGCTGTCCCAACATCGGCGAATGCTGGACGAAGAAGCACGCGACCTTCATGATCATGGGCGACACCTGCACGCGTGCCTGCGCCTTCTGCAATGTGCGCACCGGCCTGCCCGGTCCGCTCGACGCCGATGAGCCCAGCAAGGTCGCCGAAGCAGTAGCCAAGTTGGGACTGGAGCACGTGGTCGTCACCTCGGTCGATCGCGACGATCTGGCCGACGGGGGCGCCGCCCATTTCGCTGCGACCATTGCCGCTATTCGCGCGACCAGTCCCGGCACGTCGATCGAAATCCTCACCCCGGATTTTCTGCGCAAGAGTGGCGCGCTCGAAAGCGTTGTTGCGGCAAGCCCTGACGTGTTCAACCACAATCTGGAGACGGTGCCGTCGAAGTATCTGACGGTGCGCCCGGGCGCGCGCTATTTCCATTCGGTCCGGCTGCTGCAGCGCGTGAAGGAACTCGACGCACGGATCTTCACCAAATCGGGGATCATGCTCGGCCTCGGCGAAGACCGGAGCGAGGTGCTGCAATTGATGGACGATCTGCGCTCCGCCGAGGTCGATTTCCTGACCATCGGCCAGTATCTCCAACCGACGCGCAAGCACCACCCGGTCGTCAGCTTCGTGCCGCCTGACGAATTCGAAGCCTATGAGAAGACCGCGTATGCCAAGGGCTTCCTGATGGTCTCGGCCACGCCGCTGACGCGCTCATCGCACCACGCAGGCGACGACTTCCGCAAATTGCGTGAGCGCAGACATCGCTAG